The following are from one region of the Bradyrhizobium sediminis genome:
- a CDS encoding anti-sigma factor family protein: MTEPNIPVTEDELHAFVDNELPPERRGDVEAWLAAHPDDAERVQSWRAMAEALHARYDAVADEPVPKRLEIERLVQQPRKWMYGAIAATLVAFIAGGGTGWLARGVAASPSAFQSFTVDALDAHRLYVVEVRHPVEVPGSERTHLQAWLTKRCGWDVRAPELDATGLKLVGGRLLPGPTGPASFLMYESASGERFTIYTAKADAETTQMRYARQDNDGALFWADRGVAYVVSGSSDRERLTQVARMVYDQNEKSGG; encoded by the coding sequence ATGACCGAGCCGAACATTCCCGTCACCGAAGACGAACTGCACGCCTTCGTCGACAACGAACTGCCGCCGGAGCGGCGCGGCGATGTCGAGGCATGGCTCGCGGCGCACCCCGACGATGCCGAGCGCGTGCAATCGTGGCGGGCGATGGCCGAGGCGCTGCATGCGCGCTACGACGCGGTTGCCGACGAGCCGGTGCCGAAGCGGCTCGAGATCGAACGGCTGGTGCAACAGCCGCGCAAATGGATGTACGGCGCGATCGCCGCCACGCTGGTGGCGTTCATCGCCGGCGGCGGCACCGGCTGGCTGGCGCGTGGCGTGGCCGCTTCGCCGTCTGCGTTCCAGAGTTTCACGGTGGATGCGCTGGACGCGCACCGGCTCTACGTCGTCGAGGTACGTCATCCGGTCGAGGTGCCCGGCAGCGAACGCACGCATCTGCAGGCCTGGCTGACCAAGCGCTGCGGCTGGGACGTCCGCGCGCCGGAGCTGGACGCCACCGGGTTGAAACTGGTCGGCGGCAGGCTGCTGCCCGGCCCGACGGGACCAGCGTCGTTCCTGATGTATGAGAGCGCCTCGGGCGAGCGCTTCACGATCTACACCGCCAAGGCCGACGCCGAAACGACGCAGATGCGTTATGCCAGGCAGGATAATGACGGCGCGCTGTTCTGGGCCGACCGCGGCGTGGCCTATGTGGTCAGCGGCAGCAGCGACCGCGAACGCCTGACGCAGGTGGCGCGGATGGTCTACGACCAGAACGAGAAGAGCGGCGGGTAA
- a CDS encoding DnaJ C-terminal domain-containing protein has product MRDPYEVLGVPRGASAAAIKSAYRKLAKKHHPDANKNDPKSAARFAELNSANEIIGDETKRKQFDRGEIDAEGKPRFQGFQGGGFPGGGDPRGRAGPGGFETHTFRSGGSGGFEDILNSMFGGAGRGARPGGGFEFETGGIGLDLDLSVAMTVSLEEAVKGVEKRVRLPTGKELNVKIPAGVTAGQQIRLKGQGETAHGHRPGDLLITVSIAPHAFFKVDGSDLRVDLPITLYEAVLGGKVRVPTLGSAVELSIPKNTSSGRTFRLKGKGLPKPAAGATGDLFVTTRIMLPDGNDSELETLMQKWRDAHPYNPRSDL; this is encoded by the coding sequence ATGCGCGACCCCTATGAGGTCTTGGGGGTGCCGCGGGGCGCCAGCGCTGCGGCGATCAAGAGTGCCTATCGCAAGCTCGCCAAGAAGCATCACCCCGACGCCAACAAGAACGATCCGAAATCCGCGGCGCGCTTTGCCGAGCTGAACTCGGCCAACGAGATCATCGGCGACGAGACCAAGCGCAAGCAGTTCGACCGCGGCGAGATCGACGCCGAGGGCAAGCCGCGCTTCCAAGGCTTTCAAGGTGGCGGCTTTCCCGGGGGCGGTGACCCGCGCGGCCGTGCCGGGCCCGGCGGCTTCGAGACCCACACCTTCCGCAGCGGTGGCAGCGGCGGCTTTGAGGACATCCTCAACAGCATGTTCGGCGGTGCCGGGCGCGGCGCGCGGCCGGGCGGCGGCTTCGAGTTCGAAACCGGCGGCATCGGGCTCGATCTCGATCTTTCCGTCGCCATGACGGTGTCCTTGGAAGAGGCGGTCAAGGGCGTGGAAAAGCGCGTCCGGCTGCCGACCGGCAAGGAACTCAACGTCAAGATTCCCGCCGGCGTCACCGCCGGCCAGCAGATCCGGCTCAAGGGGCAGGGCGAGACCGCGCACGGCCACCGGCCCGGCGATCTCCTGATCACGGTCAGCATTGCGCCGCACGCCTTCTTCAAGGTCGACGGCAGCGACCTGCGGGTCGATCTGCCGATCACGCTTTATGAAGCGGTGCTCGGCGGCAAGGTCCGCGTGCCGACGCTGGGCAGCGCGGTCGAATTGTCGATACCGAAGAACACCTCGAGCGGGAGAACGTTTCGCCTCAAGGGCAAGGGACTGCCGAAGCCGGCCGCCGGCGCGACCGGCGACCTGTTCGTCACCACCCGCATCATGCTGCCGGACGGGAACGATTCCGAACTCGAGACGTTGATGCAGAAGTGGCGCGACGCACATCCGTACAATCCGCGCAGCGACCTGTAG
- a CDS encoding RT0821/Lpp0805 family surface protein has translation MTAILIGIGSGGCSLSRGDGAFAKMDDNEVTGSIGPAKPPVPTESDLAFTRNAASDVLTKGDKDSSQPWENPETGARGSVTPLAQAYSSEGRTCRDFLASYVNGRSESWLQGAACKAGHGRWEIHTLKPWTRG, from the coding sequence ATGACAGCGATTCTAATCGGCATCGGCTCGGGTGGCTGCAGCCTGTCCCGCGGCGACGGCGCCTTCGCCAAGATGGACGACAATGAGGTGACCGGCTCGATCGGCCCCGCCAAGCCCCCGGTGCCGACCGAGAGCGACCTCGCCTTCACCCGCAATGCCGCCTCCGACGTGCTGACCAAGGGCGACAAGGATTCCAGCCAGCCCTGGGAAAATCCCGAGACCGGCGCGCGGGGCTCGGTGACGCCGCTGGCCCAGGCCTATTCCTCCGAGGGACGCACCTGCCGGGATTTCCTGGCGAGCTACGTCAACGGCCGCTCCGAAAGCTGGCTGCAGGGCGCCGCCTGCAAGGCCGGCCATGGCCGATGGGAGATTCATACGCTAAAGCCGTGGACACGGGGCTGA
- a CDS encoding RNA polymerase sigma factor: protein MSAFRQSVEAMIPALRRYARALARDADVADDLVQDTLVRALRSERLFLGGDVRSWLYTILTNLNKNRRRSLARRPQFVPLLDNNPDASGTEAEGRDIARALATLVEEQRSVLLLVMLEGLSYREVADIQGVPIGTVMSRLARARAHVKAALEGERPALRRVK, encoded by the coding sequence ATGAGCGCATTTCGTCAGAGTGTCGAAGCCATGATTCCGGCCCTGCGCCGCTATGCGCGCGCGCTGGCGCGCGATGCCGATGTCGCCGACGACCTGGTGCAGGACACGCTGGTGCGGGCCCTGCGTTCGGAGCGGCTGTTTCTCGGCGGCGACGTCAGGAGCTGGCTCTACACCATCCTGACCAACCTCAACAAGAACCGGCGGCGGTCGCTGGCGCGGCGGCCGCAATTCGTGCCGCTGCTCGACAACAATCCCGACGCCAGCGGCACCGAGGCCGAAGGCCGCGACATCGCCCGCGCGCTCGCCACGCTGGTCGAGGAGCAGCGCTCGGTGCTGCTTTTGGTGATGCTGGAGGGATTGAGCTATCGCGAGGTCGCCGACATCCAGGGCGTGCCGATCGGCACCGTGATGTCGCGGCTTGCCCGCGCCCGCGCCCATGTCAAGGCCGCGCTCGAGGGCGAGCGGCCGGCGCTGCGGCGGGTGAAATGA